A window of the Candidatus Jettenia caeni genome harbors these coding sequences:
- a CDS encoding putative peptidase: MSREIDRRNFSVNKVTPAREAELKSRASEISDRLPGSQRIRIKRFDTTTGNPAVITSEDGPAETGNYIQRALDHVRNISKALGLTATQPNEFVADPHIQRASSGAVAVHLQQQYKGISIFQAAETVRFAPDGRLEETVGSSVAVDHDREVIPKLSVQEAVLKTAQHVATPDRDEYKMTDQFGEPLTPKSVDLSGFVPKIIAILSDKADQPAVFEPGPFGDKIKAALIWFPLDGGLRLAWEVIITMPNYEGQYRTMADAETGEILYCKQLVQSVKARGNVYHVDGGSARQMTHFPSPLTDYGLPLPNFPFNFPDDWVEVNATIGNSVYAHLGDTGSAVQGVVQDGVLTFNPADSKGDDQKVLNIFYYNCYMHDFFYLLGFREGDGNFQHNNLGRGGVATDRVDARAHSGAVWGTANMYTPIDGSNPVMNMGLVTSTDRHTAFDSSVVFHEFMHGVTNRLVGGPMNVSALEAPQSSGMGEGWGDYIACTINNTTVVGAWVVKKAGGIRGFPYDSNFPDTFADVGKGRYTEEHNIGEIWCATIMEMNRKIGAVLAVQLVVDALKLSPANPSFLDMRDSILAALDKKHAAGQLSSGEHSTAKNGIWSVFAKFGMGPNAKSHGASLSGIVADFKTPSDTTGQNIRVETEPNIAIPDNNSSGLTSILTISQAGKIKRLVISINIEHTYIGDLKVSLTTPGNGTAVLHNRTGASADNLVKSYTSEDTSDLASLIGAQTQGNWVLKVADLAGQDVGTLRSWGIEIDLEAASQVIRGEAAPALTIPDNNPAGAQSVIGITQSGVAKGIKVSVDITHTYIGDLRVELVAPSGQQVILHNRTGGSKDNLITTYDSISASSLAALIGQQIEGNWILRPTDMAGQDIGKLNKWSLEFTL, encoded by the coding sequence ATGAGCCGAGAAATTGATCGTAGGAATTTTAGTGTCAATAAAGTTACACCTGCACGGGAAGCGGAACTGAAATCACGCGCATCGGAGATTTCAGACCGCCTCCCCGGATCTCAACGGATCAGGATCAAGCGCTTCGATACTACCACCGGTAATCCCGCGGTAATTACCTCGGAAGATGGGCCTGCCGAGACGGGTAATTATATTCAACGCGCCCTGGATCACGTGCGGAATATCAGCAAGGCTTTGGGTCTGACGGCAACCCAGCCGAATGAGTTTGTGGCAGACCCCCATATTCAACGCGCCAGCAGCGGTGCAGTTGCCGTTCACTTGCAGCAACAGTATAAAGGCATATCTATCTTTCAGGCAGCAGAAACGGTACGTTTTGCGCCAGATGGCAGACTGGAAGAGACTGTTGGCAGCAGTGTCGCAGTTGATCATGACAGGGAAGTTATTCCAAAGCTCTCTGTGCAAGAGGCTGTGTTAAAGACGGCTCAGCATGTAGCTACGCCTGACAGAGATGAATACAAAATGACAGATCAATTCGGAGAACCACTTACTCCAAAAAGTGTAGATTTGAGTGGTTTTGTACCGAAGATTATTGCAATCCTTTCTGATAAAGCTGACCAGCCTGCTGTTTTTGAGCCTGGCCCCTTTGGCGATAAAATTAAGGCCGCTTTGATCTGGTTTCCCCTGGATGGCGGTCTCCGGCTAGCATGGGAGGTGATCATAACAATGCCAAATTACGAAGGTCAGTACCGTACTATGGCAGATGCTGAAACCGGGGAGATACTCTATTGTAAACAGCTCGTACAATCTGTCAAAGCGCGAGGAAACGTGTATCATGTAGATGGTGGAAGCGCTCGCCAAATGACTCATTTCCCAAGTCCTTTAACAGATTACGGCCTGCCTCTGCCGAATTTCCCCTTCAATTTTCCCGATGACTGGGTTGAGGTGAATGCTACAATAGGCAATAGTGTGTATGCGCACCTGGGAGATACTGGCTCGGCGGTTCAGGGTGTTGTTCAGGATGGTGTCCTTACCTTCAATCCTGCTGATTCAAAAGGCGATGATCAGAAGGTTCTTAATATCTTCTATTATAACTGTTACATGCACGACTTCTTTTACCTGCTTGGCTTTCGGGAGGGGGATGGGAACTTTCAGCATAATAACCTTGGCCGGGGCGGTGTGGCGACCGACCGGGTTGATGCGCGGGCCCACAGTGGCGCGGTATGGGGAACTGCTAATATGTATACCCCTATTGACGGTTCAAACCCTGTTATGAACATGGGATTGGTGACATCAACGGACCGCCATACGGCCTTTGACTCCAGCGTGGTGTTTCATGAGTTTATGCACGGCGTGACGAATCGCCTTGTCGGAGGACCCATGAATGTCAGCGCATTAGAAGCTCCTCAGAGTAGCGGTATGGGAGAAGGCTGGGGAGACTATATAGCGTGTACTATCAATAACACCACGGTGGTTGGCGCATGGGTTGTCAAAAAAGCCGGCGGCATACGGGGATTCCCTTACGATAGTAATTTCCCTGATACTTTTGCTGATGTGGGAAAAGGCCGTTATACCGAAGAACATAATATCGGCGAAATCTGGTGTGCCACAATCATGGAAATGAACAGAAAGATTGGCGCTGTTCTGGCTGTTCAACTGGTTGTAGATGCCTTAAAGTTATCACCTGCTAATCCCAGTTTCCTTGATATGCGCGACTCCATACTGGCAGCTCTCGATAAAAAGCATGCAGCAGGCCAGTTGAGTTCGGGTGAGCACTCTACCGCCAAAAACGGTATCTGGTCTGTGTTTGCAAAGTTTGGAATGGGACCCAATGCAAAGTCCCATGGGGCGTCGCTGTCGGGTATTGTTGCTGATTTCAAAACTCCATCGGATACGACAGGGCAAAATATCCGTGTTGAGACAGAACCAAATATAGCTATTCCCGATAATAATTCATCCGGTTTAACCAGCATACTGACGATCTCACAAGCTGGGAAAATTAAACGGCTGGTTATCTCAATCAATATCGAGCATACCTACATTGGTGATCTCAAAGTAAGCCTGACAACGCCGGGAAATGGTACGGCTGTTCTGCATAACCGTACTGGCGCAAGTGCGGATAATCTGGTTAAATCCTATACGAGTGAAGATACTTCAGACCTGGCATCCCTTATAGGTGCACAAACACAAGGCAACTGGGTACTCAAGGTGGCTGATCTGGCCGGACAAGATGTCGGTACACTGCGAAGTTGGGGTATTGAAATAGACCTCGAAGCAGCATCTCAGGTTATCCGGGGAGAAGCAGCGCCAGCCCTGACAATTCCCGATAATAATCCTGCCGGGGCGCAGAGTGTTATTGGGATTACCCAATCGGGTGTAGCAAAAGGAATTAAGGTCAGTGTCGATATAACCCATACCTATATTGGAGACCTGCGCGTTGAGCTTGTAGCTCCATCAGGTCAACAGGTAATTCTTCATAACCGTACAGGCGGCAGTAAGGATAATTTAATTACGACCTATGATTCGATATCTGCTTCATCTCTGGCGGCTCTCATTGGACAGCAAATAGAGGGAAATTGGATTTTACGGCCTACCGATATGGCCGGACAAGATATCGGTAAGTTGAACAAATGGAGTTTGGAGTTTACTTTATAG
- a CDS encoding transposase, which yields MKQQKRDVKKLAGTDKRPLQEQKKKKSKKDYRVRNWSEYTEALRQRGSLDVWIDEGVQEKWNAEPTGQRGSPPTYSDLAITSTLQLGIVFHQRLRQTEGLVKSLFRLMNIPLKVPDYSTLSRRGETVGISLAKEKKENLVLVLDSSGLKVYGEGEWKVRQHGYTKRRTWRKIHLSITPDGEIRAQELTENSTGDSEVVDKLLSQEESRIDTFAGDGSYDKRKVYESCKRRGILRILIPPRKDAKIWQHGNCSTEPHVRDETIRHIRRTSLRQWKERVGYHVRSLVENAIFRFKTIFGDRLYARNLAQQRTEVGIKASVLNRMMKLGMPESYAIS from the coding sequence ATGAAGCAACAGAAACGGGACGTAAAGAAACTAGCAGGAACAGATAAAAGGCCGCTCCAAGAACAGAAAAAGAAGAAATCAAAGAAGGACTACCGGGTAAGAAACTGGTCAGAGTATACAGAGGCATTAAGACAAAGAGGGTCTCTTGATGTATGGATAGATGAGGGGGTACAAGAGAAATGGAATGCAGAGCCAACGGGCCAAAGAGGGTCTCCCCCTACGTATAGTGATCTGGCCATAACATCAACGCTTCAGTTGGGTATCGTATTTCATCAAAGACTTCGTCAAACAGAAGGATTAGTCAAATCACTGTTTCGGCTCATGAATATCCCTCTGAAGGTTCCTGATTATTCAACCCTGTCTCGAAGAGGTGAAACAGTGGGAATTTCTTTAGCGAAAGAGAAGAAAGAGAATCTGGTATTAGTCCTTGATAGCAGTGGGTTAAAGGTCTATGGGGAAGGGGAATGGAAGGTAAGACAGCATGGATATACCAAGAGAAGAACATGGAGAAAGATTCATTTGTCCATTACTCCTGATGGAGAGATAAGAGCACAAGAGCTTACCGAGAATAGTACTGGTGATTCAGAGGTAGTAGATAAGCTTCTAAGCCAGGAAGAGTCAAGGATTGATACCTTTGCCGGTGATGGCTCCTATGATAAGAGGAAGGTCTATGAGAGTTGTAAGAGAAGAGGGATTCTCAGAATACTTATTCCTCCGAGGAAGGATGCAAAGATATGGCAGCATGGCAACTGCAGTACAGAGCCACATGTCCGAGATGAGACGATAAGGCATATCAGAAGAACTTCCCTAAGACAGTGGAAAGAGCGTGTTGGTTACCACGTCCGCTCTCTGGTTGAGAATGCGATATTTCGATTCAAAACCATCTTTGGCGATAGGCTTTATGCCAGAAATCTTGCTCAACAAAGAACAGAAGTAGGTATCAAGGCATCTGTTTTAAACCGTATGATGAAATTAGGAATGCCGGAAAGTTATGCGATCTCATAA
- a CDS encoding peptidase, protein MKEKHIVLRTIREATRDVFLGPFSLPRGAESIPAGLTVEVEEVDRSKILALTRNADVVAVAPSFPMRLIAPFEDKATAKPAAGEIAWGIQSVGADTSPFTGDGVVVAVLDTGIDGSHPAFSGMNIVQEDFTGEGNGDQHGHGTHCAGTIFGRTVDGIRIGVAPGVKKVLIGKVLGAQGGSSEQIVSAIQWAVENGANVISMSLGMDFPGYVEWLKETQGFPSELATSRALEGYRANVQLFERLASLIRAQGAISQAATIMVAAAGNESRRDEDPNFEIAVSPPAVAEGIISVGALGKGNNGFTVATFSNTGANVSGPGVGVLSAKAGGGLSSKSGTSMATPHVTGVAALWAEKIKKTGVLTSWQLTARLISSAITDGLSGLDPFDIGAGLVRAPQE, encoded by the coding sequence ATGAAAGAGAAACACATTGTCTTACGGACCATTCGTGAAGCTACCCGTGATGTATTCCTTGGACCATTCTCACTGCCACGAGGAGCCGAATCAATCCCCGCAGGGTTGACTGTCGAGGTCGAGGAGGTTGACCGAAGTAAAATCTTAGCATTAACTCGCAATGCTGATGTCGTCGCCGTTGCTCCCTCTTTTCCAATGAGGCTCATTGCCCCCTTTGAGGACAAAGCCACAGCAAAGCCTGCCGCCGGTGAAATTGCCTGGGGTATACAGTCTGTAGGGGCGGATACATCACCTTTTACTGGTGATGGGGTCGTAGTTGCTGTACTCGATACGGGCATCGATGGTTCACATCCTGCATTTTCGGGCATGAATATCGTTCAGGAGGACTTTACGGGCGAAGGCAATGGTGATCAGCATGGGCACGGTACGCACTGCGCCGGTACCATTTTTGGTAGAACAGTCGATGGCATACGGATAGGGGTTGCACCAGGAGTGAAGAAGGTGCTGATTGGTAAGGTACTCGGTGCACAAGGTGGATCGAGCGAACAGATCGTCAGCGCTATCCAATGGGCTGTGGAGAATGGCGCTAATGTGATCTCCATGTCCCTCGGCATGGACTTCCCCGGCTATGTTGAGTGGCTAAAAGAAACACAAGGTTTTCCCTCCGAATTGGCAACTTCCCGAGCACTGGAGGGCTACAGGGCAAACGTGCAATTGTTCGAACGGCTTGCTTCGCTTATACGAGCTCAGGGAGCCATTTCACAGGCGGCGACTATCATGGTTGCGGCCGCAGGCAATGAGAGCCGAAGGGATGAAGATCCAAACTTCGAGATTGCGGTTAGCCCACCTGCGGTAGCAGAGGGTATTATCTCAGTCGGTGCTCTTGGCAAGGGAAACAATGGCTTCACAGTTGCAACATTCTCGAATACCGGCGCCAATGTCTCTGGTCCGGGTGTTGGAGTCCTTTCGGCTAAGGCCGGAGGTGGGTTAAGTTCGAAGAGCGGAACCAGTATGGCTACTCCCCATGTTACCGGTGTAGCTGCACTTTGGGCGGAAAAGATCAAGAAAACTGGAGTGCTTACCTCCTGGCAATTGACCGCCCGGCTGATTAGCTCGGCTATTACTGATGGCCTAAGCGGGTTAGATCCCTTTGACATCGGCGCCGGGTTGGTGCGTGCTCCTCAAGAATAA
- a CDS encoding putative phage baseplate lysozyme, with protein MNTDFIGKGFAFPLQINSRGGIQESRQEQKIKESILIILGTQHGERVMRPNFGCNLKSLVFEPNNTTTANLARHYVQEALTTWEPRIILEEVMVKNDNNAGRLMIDIRYRIKSTNEPQNMVYPFYLEQQ; from the coding sequence GTGAATACAGATTTTATCGGTAAAGGCTTTGCATTTCCATTACAGATCAACTCTAGAGGCGGAATTCAGGAATCAAGGCAAGAGCAGAAGATTAAAGAGTCTATACTCATCATTTTAGGCACCCAGCATGGCGAACGGGTAATGAGACCGAATTTCGGCTGTAATTTAAAAAGCCTTGTATTTGAACCCAATAATACCACAACAGCAAATCTTGCACGTCACTATGTGCAAGAAGCACTAACCACATGGGAGCCCAGGATTATTCTGGAAGAGGTTATGGTAAAGAATGATAACAATGCGGGACGCCTTATGATTGATATTCGCTATCGAATAAAATCAACCAATGAACCGCAGAATATGGTATATCCGTTTTATCTGGAACAGCAATAA
- a CDS encoding putative phage tail protein: MLNEKNSYLQYLPSVLWESELKLSKFSLERFLLVFEKILTGLDDTIPIRHNNDHEHVSLEQTVDELHTLYNPFKVQSDNKQWREEWLAYLSTWLNVRLRQEWNEYQKRRLISNAVEIYNLSGLKQGLLKYLDNYVISELRPRIAVDIGESVFRVALDGKNAGCARVVFSGPPIIHPLAVEVDRTGSESKGQIIVSDAGASEYSIPPKLWRMRRNGEIGDPPIYDGSVIDFGGGNKQPIYSPIAIRDDSKGYYVVADEGNAATETGSKIVRFDKARPHTAELVKTNNINIIRAIDMVIDNSRNYVVLDRGTYGTTAENNCKILIIEPNGNVLKHEISIIEPTAIALDPKGNYIFVADAGDQSTPGPDGDYRTTNIYKIDRLCCTNPIKKQFFPVVCNL, from the coding sequence ATGTTAAACGAGAAAAATAGCTACCTTCAATATCTCCCTTCGGTTCTCTGGGAGAGTGAATTAAAATTATCTAAATTTTCTTTAGAACGTTTCTTGTTAGTATTTGAAAAAATCCTGACTGGGCTAGATGATACAATTCCAATTCGTCATAATAATGATCACGAACATGTAAGTCTTGAACAGACTGTAGATGAGTTACACACGTTATACAACCCTTTCAAGGTTCAGTCAGACAATAAACAGTGGAGAGAAGAGTGGCTAGCTTATTTGTCCACTTGGCTAAATGTGAGATTACGGCAGGAATGGAATGAGTATCAAAAACGCAGGCTTATAAGTAATGCTGTTGAGATCTACAACCTCAGCGGTTTAAAACAAGGATTATTAAAATATTTGGATAATTATGTAATCTCAGAACTGAGACCTCGAATAGCTGTTGATATTGGGGAATCAGTCTTTCGTGTGGCTTTAGACGGTAAGAATGCTGGATGTGCACGTGTTGTTTTTAGTGGTCCTCCTATTATTCATCCTTTGGCTGTTGAGGTTGACAGAACCGGTTCCGAATCTAAGGGTCAAATTATTGTTAGTGATGCCGGTGCTTCTGAATATTCAATACCACCAAAATTATGGCGGATGAGAAGGAATGGTGAAATTGGAGACCCTCCAATTTATGACGGTTCTGTAATTGATTTTGGTGGAGGAAATAAACAACCTATTTATAGTCCTATTGCTATAAGAGATGATTCCAAGGGTTACTATGTAGTTGCAGATGAAGGTAATGCAGCGACTGAAACAGGATCGAAAATTGTAAGATTTGATAAAGCACGTCCACATACTGCAGAGTTGGTTAAGACTAATAATATAAATATAATCAGAGCAATAGATATGGTAATAGATAATTCTAGGAATTATGTTGTTTTGGATCGTGGTACTTATGGTACTACTGCTGAAAACAATTGCAAGATACTAATTATTGAACCTAATGGCAATGTTCTAAAACACGAAATTTCTATTATAGAACCAACTGCAATTGCTCTTGATCCTAAAGGAAATTACATTTTTGTTGCCGACGCAGGCGATCAATCAACTCCGGGGCCTGACGGAGATTACCGTACTACGAATATTTATAAGATAGATCGGCTTTGTTGCACAAATCCGATAAAAAAGCAGTTTTTCCCTGTAGTATGCAATTTATGA